From one Solanum lycopersicum chromosome 12, SLM_r2.1 genomic stretch:
- the LOC101245444 gene encoding dihydrolipoyl dehydrogenase, mitochondrial yields MAISTLARRKATTFLSSRFLYSTSKYSFSLTRGFASGSDENDVVVIGGGPGGYVAAIKAAQLGLKTTCIEKRGTLGGTCLNVGCIPSKALLHSSHMFHEAQHSFANHGVKFSSVEVDLPAMMGQKDKAVSNLTRGIEGLFKKNKVNYVKGYGKFLSPSEISVDTVEGGNSVVKGKNIIIATGSDVKGLPGITIDEKKIVSSTGALALTEIPQRLVVIGAGYIGLEMGSVWGRLGSEVTVVEFAADIVPTMDGEVRKQFQRALEKQKMKFMLNTKVVSVDATGDGVKLTLEPSGGGDQTILEADVVLVSAGRVPFTSGLGLDTIGVETDKAGRILVNERFATNVPGVHAIGDVIPGPMLAHKAEEDGVACVEFIAGKEGHVDYDMVPGVVYTHPEVAYVGKTEEQVKSLGVDYRVGKFPFLANSRAKAIDDAEGIVKVIAEKESDKILGVHIMSPNAGELIHEAVLALQYGASSEDIARTCHAHPTMSEALKEAAMATYDKPIHM; encoded by the exons ATGGCGATTTCTACCTTAGCTAGACGAAAGGCTACAACGTTTCTGTCATCCAGATTCCTCTACAGCACCTCCAAGTATTCGTTCTCTTTAACCAGAGGCTTCGCTTCAGGATCCGATGAGAACGACGTCGTTGTTATCGGTGGTGGTCCCGGAGGCTATGTGGCGGCGATTAAAGCAGCACAGCTTGGGCTTAAAACTACCTGTATCGAGAAACGTGGTACCCTCGGTGGTACTTGCCTTAACGTTGGTTGTATTCCTTCTAAG GCACTTCTTCATTCGTCCCACATGTTTCATGAAGCGCAACATTCATTTGCCAATCATGGTGTGAAGTTTTCTTCTGTTGAAGTTGATCTCCCTGCCATGATGGGACAAAAAGATAAAGCCGTGTCTAACTTAACACGAGGTATTGAGGGTCTATTCAAGAAGAACAAAGTAAACTATGTGAAGGGATATGGTAAATTCCTCTCGCCTTCTGAAATTTCTGTTGACACTGTCGAAGGTGGCAACTCTGTTGTTAAaggcaaaaatattattatcgcAACTGGCTCTGATGTCAAAGGTCTACCTGGCATAACCATTGATGAGAAGAAAATTGTGTCATCCACCGGAGCATTAGCTTTGACTGAAATTCCGCAAAGATTAGTTGTTATTGGTGCTGGCTATATAGGCCTTGAGATGGGATCTGTCTGGGGTCGCCTCGGCTCAGAGGTGACTGTTGTTGAATTTGCAGCTGATATTGTTCCAACGATGGATGGTGAAGTTCGCAAGCAATTTCAACGTGCTCTTGAGAAGCAAAAGATGAAATTCATGCTAAACACTAAGGTGGTGTCAGTTGATGCTACAGGTGATGGTGTGAAGTTGACCCTTGAACCTTCAGGTGGTGGTGATCAAACTATTCTCGAGGCTGATGTTGTTCTCGTCTCTGCTGGAAGAGTACCATTCACTTCAGGACTTGGATTGGACACGATAGGAGTAGAAACTGACAAGGCTGGTAGAATCTTGGTCAATGAACGTTTTGCCACAAACGTCCCAGGGGTACATGCAATTGGTGATGTCATTCCTGGACCAATGTTGGCTCACAAGGCAGAGGAGGATGGCGTTGCTTGCGTAGAGTTCATTGCAGGCAAGGAGGGTCATGTAGACTATGATATGGTACCTGGTGTTGTTTACACCCACCCGGAGGTGGCTTATGTTGGGAAAACCGAGGAACAGGTAAAGTCACTCGGAGTTGATTATCGTGTTGGCAAATTCCCCTTCCTAGCTAACAGTAGAGCCAAGGCAATTGATGATGCCGAGGGAATTGTCAAGGTAATTGCTGAGAAAGAGAGTGACAAGATATTGGGCGTCCATATTATGTCACCTAACGCAGGGGAGCTTATTCATGAAGCTGTACTGGCATTGCAGTACGGAGCATCAAGTGAGGACATTGCTCGTACTTGTCATGCACATCCAACTATGAGTGAGGCACTCAAAGAAGCAGCCATGGCCACTTATGACAAGCCCATCCACATGTAG
- the LOC101245144 gene encoding 30S ribosomal protein S1, which yields MGSLAHQFVGLKCSPISTTRIVQSKKNIVNPIIIVHRKQKIVSRAGAVATTNAETRERIKLKEMFEQAYERCRTAPMEGVAFTVEDFHSALEKYDFDSEMGTKVKGTVFSVDANGALVEITAKSSAYLPVQEASIHSIKHVEEAGIFPGFRDEFVVVGENEADDSVILSLRSIQYDLAWERCRQLQAEDVVVKGKVVSANKGGVVALVEGLRGFIPFSQIFSKSTAEELLEKELPLKFVEVDQEQTRLILSNRKAMADSQTQLGIGSVVLGIVQSLKPYGAFIDIGGVNGLLHVSQISHDRVSDISTILQPGDSLKVMILSHDRERGRVSLSTKKLEPTPGDMIRNPKLVFEKAEAMAQTFRQRIAQAEAMARADILKFQPESGLTLNSDGILGSLTSELPAEGLDLSVIFPAEES from the exons ATGGGATCTTTAGCACATCAATTTGTTGGATTAAAGTGTTCACCAATTTCAACAACAAGAATTGTTCAATCCAAAAAGAATATTGTAAATCCCATTATTATTGTTCATAGAAAGCAAAAGATTGTGTCTCGAGCTGGGGCAGTGGCGACTACAAATGCAGAAACAAGAGAGAGAATCAAGCTTAAGGAGATGTTTGAACAAGCTTATGAAAGATGCCGTACAGCTCCTATGGAAGGTGTAGCTTTCACTGTTGAAGATTTTCACTCTGCccttgaaaaatatgattttgacTCAGAAATGGGTACCAAG gtCAAAGGGACAGTATTTTCTGTAGATGCCAACGGAGCTTTAGTGGAAATCACAGCGAAATCATCAGCATACTTGCCCGTACAAGAGGCTTCGATTCACAGCATCAAGCACGTTGAAGAAGCTGGAATATTTCCTGGTTTCAGAGACGAGTTTGTGGTTGTTGGTGAAAATGAAGCTGATGATAGTGTGATATTGAGTTTGCGTTCAATTCAATATGACCTGGCATGGGAAAGGTGCAGACAACTTCAAGCTGAAGATGTTGTTGTCAAAGGTAAG GTGGTTAGTGCAAATAAAGGTGGAGTGGTGGCATTGGTCGAGGGCCTTCGTGGGTTTATTCCATTCTCACAGATATTTTCG AAATCAACTGCAGAGGAGCTTTTGGAGAAGGAACTTCCTCTGAAATTTGTTGAGGTTGATCAAGAGCAAACTAGACTTATACTCAGCAACCGTAAGGCCATGGCTGATAGTCAGACACAGTTGGGAATTGGGTCAGTTGTACTTGGAATTGTCCAGAGCTTGAAACCATATGGTGCCTTCATTGACATTGGTGGGGTCAATGGCCTTCTTCATGTCAGCCAGATCAGTCATGATCGTGTGTCAGATATCTCGACCATCCTTCAGCCTGGTGACTCTCTAAAG GTCATGATATTGAGCCATGACCGTGAGAGAGGTAGAGTGAGCCTCTCTACAAAGAAGTTAGAACCTACACCTGGTGACATGATTCGCAATCCAAAGCTCGTCTTTGAGAAG GCTGAAGCGATGGCTCAGACATTCAGGCAGAGAATTGCCCAAGCTGAAGCGATGGCTCGTGCTGATATTCTGAAATTCCAGCCTGAG AGCGGATTGACTCTAAACTCCGATGGTATTTTAGGTTCGTTGACCTCGGAACTACCTGCAGAGGGACTGGATTTGAGTGTAATTTTTCCAGCTGAAGAGTCATGA
- the LOC101244852 gene encoding MYB-like transcription factor EOBI: MDHHYHQYVEFDLKREDNIDSNDRKGDENNNNLDLKRGSWTVEEDFTLMNHIALHGEGRWNSLARSAGLKRTGKSCRLRWLNYLRPDVRRGNITLEEQLLILQLHSRWGNRWSKIAQYLPGRTDNEIKNYWRTRVQKQAKQLKCDVNSKEFKDTLHYLWIPRLVERIQASSNSNSNNQVNLQQTNDNIIITNNNNIINNNNIVPNMNFTQENYSSTTTTSSENSIGTQISDMSDNCYTNYPLNQGDYGEILISPTGGYFQHGGIFDDNNHHQNMNQLFLDDNVCDNMWNSDDMLFLQQQLN, translated from the exons ATggatcatcattatcatcaatatGTCGAATTTGATTTGAAAAGAGAAGATAATATTGATAGTAACGATAGAAAAGgtgatgaaaataataacaatttgGACCTAAAAAGAGGTTCATGGACTGTTGAAGAAGATTTCACTCTTATGAATCATATTGCTCTTCATGGCGAAGGTCGCTGGAATTCCCTCGCTCGTTCTGCAG GTTTAAAGAGAACCGGAAAAAGCTGTAGATTACGATGGCTAAATTATCTTAGACCAGATGTTCGACGTGGAAATATTACACTTGAAGAACAATTGTTGATTCTTCAACTTCATTCTCGTTGGGGCAATAG GTGGTCGAAAATTGCACAATATTTGCCAGGAAGAACCGATAACGAGATAAAAAATTACTGGAGAACTCGAGTCCAAAAACAAGCCAAACAACTAAAGTGTGATGTGAATAGCAAAGAATTCAAAGATACATTGCATTATCTTTGGATACCAAGGCTAGTTGAGAGAATTCAAGCTTCttctaattcaaattcaaataatcAAGTGAATCTTCAACAAACAAAtgacaatattattattaccaacaataataatattattaataataataatattgttccAAATATGAATTTCACTCAAGAGAATTATTCTAGTACAACAACAACTTCATCAGAAAACTCAATTGGGACACAAATTTCAGACATGTCTGATAATTGCTACACTAATTACCCTCTTAATCAAGGTGATTATGGGGAAATCTTGATTAGTCCCACAGGTGGTTATTTTCAACATGGTGGTATTTTTGATGATAATAATCATCACCAAAATATGAACCAATTATTTTTGGATGATAATGTTTGTGACAATATGTGGAATAGTGATGATATGTTGTTTTTACAACAACAACTCAATTAA
- the AIM1 gene encoding ABA-induced MYB transcription factor (The RefSeq protein has 2 substitutions compared to this genomic sequence), producing MDKLINQENNIDKEIMELRRGPWTVEEDLVLMNYISHHGEGRWNSLSRCAGLKRTGKSCRLRWLNYLRPDVRHGNITLEEQLLILQLHSRWGNRWSKIAQHLPGRTDNEIKNYWRTRVQKHAKQLKCDVNSKQFQDTLRYLWIPRLVERIEASKISNYNCINEAQQSIMRTDINNNFSTSVTLENSSVATSSENSNQDYNQVNQSDQLWYEDYQAMEQQNNIELWMDNEDVFNNLCNNEDIWSLLEH from the exons atggataaattaatcaatcaagaaaataatattgataaagaaATTATGGAGCTTAGAAGAGGTCCATGGACTGTTGAAGAAGATTTAGTTCTTATGAATTATATTTCTCATCACGGTGAAGGTCGTTGGAATTCACTCTCACGTTGTGCTG GTTTGAAGAGGACAGGAAAAAGTTGCAGGCTAAGATGGCTTAATTATCTTCGACCAGATGTTCGACATGGAAATATTACGCTTGAAGAACAACTCTTGATTCTTCAACTTCATTCTCGTTGGGGCAATAG GTGGTCAAAAATCGCGCAACATTTGCCAGGGAGAACTGATAACGAGATCAAAAATTATTGGAGAACTCGGGTTCAAAAACATGCGAAACAACTAAAATGCGATGTGAATAGCAAACAATTCCAAGATACATTACGTTATCTTTGGATTCCAAGACTAGTTGAGAGGATTGAAGCATCCAAAATTTCgaataataattgtattaacGAAGCTCAACAATCCATTATGAGAAcagatattaataataattttagcaCTAGCGTTACACTAGAAAATTCCAGCGTGGCAACTTCATCAGAAAACTCTAATCAAGATTATAATCAAGTTAATCAAAGTGATCAATTATGGTATGAAGATTATCAAGCAAtggaacaacaaaaaaatatagaattatgGATGGATAATGAAGATGTTTTCAACAATTTGTGCAACAATGAAGACATTTGGTCCTTATTAGagcattaa
- the LOC123706503 gene encoding uncharacterized LOC123706503 protein: MDKLINQENYIDEEIMELRRGPWTVEEDFILMNYISHHGEGRWNSLSRCAGLKRTGKSCRLRWLNYLRPNIRHGNITLEEQLLILQLHFRWGNRWSKIAEHLPGRTDNEIKNYWRTRVQKHAKQLKCDVNSKQFKDTLRYLWIPRLVERIEASKISNNNCINEAQRSVTSTSVTLENSSVATSSENSNQDYNQVNQSDQLWYEDYQAMDQQNNIELWMDNEDVFNNLCNIEDIWS; this comes from the exons atggataaattaattaatcaagaaaattatattgatgAAGAAATCATGGAGCTTAGAAGAGGTCCATGGACTGTCGAAGAAGATTTTATTCTTATGAATTATATTTCTCACCATGGTGAAGGTCGCTGGAACTCCCTCTCACGTTGTGCTG GTTTAAAGAGGACAGGAAAAAGCTGTCGACTAAGATGGCTTAATTATCTTAGACCAAATATTCGACATGGAAATATTACACTTGAAGAACAACTTTTAattcttcaacttcattttcGTTGGGGCAATag GTGGTCAAAAATTGCGGAACATTTGCCAGGAAGAACGGATAATGAGATTAAAAATTACTGGAGAACTCGAGTTCAAAAACATGCGAAACAACTAAAGTGCGATGTGAATAGCAAACAATTCAAAGATACATTACGTTATCTTTGGATTCCAAGACTAGTTGAGAGGATTGAAGCATCCAAAATTTCgaataataattgtattaacGAAGCTCAACGATCCGTTACGAGCACTAGCGTTACACTAGAAAATTCCAGCGTGGCAACTTCATCAGAAAACTCTAATCAAGATTATAATCAAGTTAATCAAAGTGATCAATTATGGTATGAAGATTATCAAGCAATGgatcaacaaaataatatagaattatGGATGGATAATGAAGATGTTTTTAACAATTTGTGCAACATTGAAGACATTTGGTCCTAA